A section of the Spirosoma pollinicola genome encodes:
- a CDS encoding Gfo/Idh/MocA family protein: MNPTRRNFLRNSAMAATGAGLISLPTLEAIASERKSVSANDKLQVGLIGCNGMGWSDLRSHLLQSDVQCVALADVDQSVLDKRAVDVETMQRTKPKLYKDYRKLLEDKTIDAVIIGTPDHWHCMAMIDSVSAGKHVYCEKPLANSIEECNLMLAAAKKYNKIVQIGQWQRSGSHYEKAIEYIRSGKLGNIRLVKVWAYQGWMNPVPVRPDSAPPAGVDYDMWLGPAPKRPFNPNRFHFNFRWFWDYAGGLMTDWGVHEIDIALYAMNAKAPKSVMASGGKLAYPDDASETPDTLQAVYEYDGFNMLWEHATGIDGGNYGRTEGIAFIGNNATLVLNRDGWSLLPETETKNGIKVYKVEDIPNQARNGDYLNEHTKNFVKAIKANDPTILKCGIETGSIAAINAHMGNIAYKTGRKVYWDSVAKGFKNDQQANALTAAHYHNGWKLPVV; the protein is encoded by the coding sequence ATGAACCCGACACGCAGAAACTTTTTACGCAACTCCGCGATGGCCGCTACAGGTGCTGGCCTGATCAGTCTCCCAACACTTGAGGCTATTGCCAGCGAGCGAAAATCCGTATCCGCTAACGACAAACTTCAGGTAGGATTGATTGGCTGCAACGGCATGGGCTGGTCGGATCTGCGCTCGCATTTACTCCAAAGCGATGTGCAGTGTGTAGCCTTGGCCGATGTGGATCAGAGTGTACTCGACAAACGGGCAGTCGATGTAGAAACCATGCAGCGCACGAAGCCCAAACTGTATAAAGACTACCGGAAACTGCTCGAAGACAAAACCATTGACGCCGTCATCATTGGCACGCCCGACCACTGGCACTGCATGGCTATGATCGACTCGGTGTCGGCGGGCAAGCACGTTTACTGTGAAAAACCGTTAGCCAACAGCATTGAAGAGTGTAATCTGATGCTGGCCGCAGCTAAAAAGTACAACAAGATTGTGCAGATTGGCCAATGGCAGCGCAGCGGATCACATTACGAAAAAGCGATTGAATACATCCGATCGGGCAAATTAGGCAATATCCGGTTGGTGAAAGTATGGGCGTATCAGGGCTGGATGAATCCCGTTCCCGTTCGGCCCGACAGTGCGCCCCCTGCCGGTGTAGACTACGATATGTGGCTCGGCCCCGCGCCTAAACGACCCTTTAATCCCAACCGTTTCCACTTCAATTTCCGGTGGTTCTGGGATTATGCCGGTGGGCTCATGACCGACTGGGGCGTTCACGAAATTGACATCGCTCTCTACGCCATGAATGCCAAAGCACCGAAGTCAGTGATGGCGTCGGGGGGTAAACTGGCCTACCCGGATGATGCTTCCGAAACCCCCGACACGTTGCAGGCTGTTTATGAATACGACGGCTTCAACATGCTCTGGGAACACGCCACGGGTATCGACGGCGGCAATTATGGCCGAACAGAAGGCATCGCCTTTATTGGCAACAACGCCACGCTGGTACTTAACCGCGACGGCTGGTCGCTCCTGCCCGAAACCGAAACGAAGAATGGTATCAAAGTCTACAAAGTGGAAGATATTCCCAATCAGGCCCGCAACGGCGACTACCTGAATGAGCACACTAAAAACTTCGTAAAGGCGATAAAAGCCAATGACCCGACTATACTCAAATGCGGCATTGAAACGGGCAGCATTGCGGCTATCAACGCCCACATGGGTAACATCGCTTATAAAACAGGGCGGAAAGTGTATTGGGATTCAGTAGCCAAAGGCTTCAAAAACGACCAACAAGCCAATGCATTAACAGCCGCTCATTACCACAACGGCTGGAAATTGCCCGTTGTGTAA